A window of Eubacterium sp. 1001713B170207_170306_E7 contains these coding sequences:
- a CDS encoding GGDEF domain-containing phosphodiesterase encodes MHFVNEGQNIRQLFSEDESLEALLNPTAGQVVSASLRIRGGEGRCVWAASKRKGEQLLFAMWRVEDVSEVPGLMKLYVSMTDDLELVQQEPYESSYYEIQKVNNQLINYQRALTKANERLRMLLEEVRAAKSTIELLERDPVTSLYTQNAFFDRAAAFLEENPQMDFDIIAVDIERFKMVNDAFGNAAGDKLLTEVALCLLNAGEGEPALFARARADKFYALVPRCEKIYDALDWHLGFLEQNHPLPMRLQVKLGIYHIEDRTLGVPRMCDRAVLAAGSIKGFFDKRCAFYDDSIREKMIMEQNIIDTMTDALEEETFQVYLQPKVEIGTGRLMGAEALVRWQHPRLGMISPGDFIPVFEKNGFIYALDQFVWRKTCEIMGQWKRDGGNFIPISVNVSRVDIYHSDLPEILVKMVEENGLKPEDLHLEITESAYVSDSKQLLSVIEQLKARGFVIEMDDFGNGYSSLNTLSELPIDVLKIDLEFLRMRKNVMRRKQIMRFVINLASELRLQVIAEGAETEEQIALLREMGCEYAQGYFYGRPMPQEDFQDYLSKQEISEAFVPRLE; translated from the coding sequence ATGCATTTTGTCAATGAGGGGCAGAATATACGGCAGCTTTTTTCGGAGGATGAAAGCCTGGAGGCGCTGCTGAACCCAACGGCGGGCCAGGTGGTGTCCGCGAGCCTCAGAATACGCGGAGGTGAAGGCCGGTGTGTGTGGGCAGCTTCGAAGAGAAAAGGTGAGCAGCTGCTTTTTGCGATGTGGCGCGTCGAGGATGTCTCAGAGGTGCCCGGACTGATGAAGCTGTATGTCTCCATGACCGATGATCTGGAGCTGGTTCAGCAGGAGCCCTATGAAAGCAGCTACTACGAGATACAAAAGGTCAATAACCAGCTGATCAATTACCAGCGGGCGCTGACAAAAGCCAATGAAAGGCTGAGGATGCTGCTGGAGGAAGTGCGCGCGGCTAAGAGCACCATTGAGCTGCTGGAGCGCGACCCGGTTACCAGCCTTTACACGCAGAATGCTTTTTTTGACAGGGCGGCTGCGTTTCTGGAAGAAAACCCCCAAATGGATTTTGATATTATTGCGGTGGATATCGAGCGCTTTAAAATGGTGAACGATGCCTTTGGCAATGCTGCCGGCGATAAGCTCCTGACAGAGGTGGCCCTTTGTCTGCTGAACGCGGGAGAGGGAGAGCCGGCGCTGTTTGCCAGAGCCAGGGCAGACAAGTTTTACGCGCTTGTGCCCCGCTGCGAAAAAATCTATGACGCGCTGGACTGGCATCTGGGGTTTCTGGAGCAAAATCATCCCCTGCCCATGCGCCTTCAGGTTAAGCTGGGCATTTACCACATAGAGGACCGGACTCTTGGCGTTCCCAGAATGTGTGACCGCGCCGTGCTGGCGGCTGGCAGCATCAAAGGCTTCTTTGACAAAAGATGCGCCTTTTATGATGACTCGATCCGGGAGAAGATGATCATGGAGCAAAACATCATTGACACCATGACCGATGCCCTGGAGGAGGAAACGTTTCAGGTCTATCTCCAGCCAAAAGTAGAGATTGGCACCGGCAGGCTTATGGGGGCAGAGGCGCTGGTGCGCTGGCAGCACCCGCGGCTTGGAATGATCTCACCGGGAGACTTTATCCCGGTGTTTGAAAAGAACGGCTTTATTTATGCCCTTGACCAGTTTGTCTGGCGGAAAACCTGTGAGATCATGGGGCAGTGGAAAAGGGATGGAGGAAATTTCATTCCCATATCAGTCAATGTGTCCAGGGTGGACATCTATCACAGCGATCTGCCTGAAATTTTGGTAAAAATGGTTGAAGAAAATGGTCTGAAGCCAGAAGACCTGCACCTGGAGATTACCGAGTCGGCCTATGTGTCCGATTCAAAACAGCTGCTTTCGGTGATTGAGCAGCTGAAGGCCCGCGGCTTTGTCATTGAGATGGACGATTTTGGCAATGGGTATTCTTCGCTCAATACGCTTTCAGAGCTGCCCATTGATGTGCTGAAAATCGATCTGGAATTTTTGAGAATGCGTAAAAATGTCATGCGCCGGAAACAGATCATGCGCTTTGTCATCAATCTGGCCAGTGAGCTCAGGCTGCAGGTGATCGCGGAAGGCGCGGAAACCGAGGAGCAGATTGCCCTGCTGCGGGAAATGGGCTGCGAATACGCCCAGGGATATTTTTATGGAAGGCCCATGCCCCAGGAGGATTTTCAGGATTATCTCTCAAAACAGGAGATCAGCGAAGCCTTTGTGCCACGCCTGGAATAA
- a CDS encoding cobalamin-dependent protein (Presence of a B(12) (cobalamin)-binding domain implies dependence on cobalamin itself, in one of its several forms, or in some unusual lineages, dependence on a cobalamin-like analog.), with protein sequence MSLLPMDQNQEFRSLADELFSRQFELDPQLGRELDATARKKMYQNDVYTVGMLCTALALEDGKIFESYAQWFYQLLCPLIPCYTRERIRDLLLDSYALMEECMERVAAPEKGPALKEMLDRASRATAEACERDGKTVEATPRKYEAEIQQYLDSILKADTRNAVFLIPEYVKKGIPLPDVYVDIVGECMREVGELWHRHTIEVDQEHYCTSTTQMALAQLYPVIFSQVRRPKKILVACVGSELHELAGRMVADLFEYNGWDSVYLGAAVPAESILSAVEAHRPDLVALSVTMPQHLPVCKETVERLRSACPDIKIAVGGKAFEWTNEIWKNWRVDVYTQDAKTFVAWAVDTLQ encoded by the coding sequence ATGAGTTTATTACCGATGGATCAAAACCAGGAATTTCGGAGTCTGGCGGATGAGCTCTTCAGCCGCCAGTTTGAGCTGGACCCGCAGCTGGGCAGAGAGCTGGATGCGACAGCCAGAAAGAAAATGTACCAGAATGATGTGTATACCGTGGGAATGCTCTGCACAGCCCTGGCGCTTGAGGATGGAAAAATTTTTGAATCCTATGCCCAGTGGTTCTACCAGCTGCTATGTCCGCTGATTCCCTGTTATACAAGGGAAAGAATAAGAGATCTGCTGCTGGACAGCTATGCGCTGATGGAGGAATGTATGGAGCGGGTGGCCGCGCCTGAAAAGGGACCAGCGCTTAAGGAGATGCTTGATCGTGCGTCGCGCGCAACGGCGGAGGCATGTGAAAGGGACGGAAAAACGGTTGAGGCGACGCCCAGAAAATATGAAGCGGAAATTCAGCAGTATCTGGACAGCATCTTGAAAGCGGATACCAGGAATGCGGTATTTTTGATTCCAGAATATGTAAAGAAGGGAATTCCTCTGCCTGATGTCTATGTGGATATTGTGGGGGAATGTATGCGTGAGGTGGGCGAGCTGTGGCACCGCCATACAATTGAGGTTGATCAGGAGCATTACTGCACCTCGACGACCCAGATGGCGCTGGCTCAGCTGTATCCGGTCATTTTCAGTCAGGTGCGCAGGCCAAAAAAGATTCTGGTGGCCTGTGTCGGCAGCGAGCTGCACGAGCTGGCAGGGCGCATGGTAGCCGACCTCTTTGAATACAATGGCTGGGACAGTGTCTATCTCGGGGCGGCAGTGCCGGCGGAGTCCATCCTGTCGGCGGTCGAAGCGCACCGGCCAGACCTGGTTGCCCTCTCAGTGACAATGCCCCAGCATCTGCCAGTCTGTAAGGAAACAGTGGAGCGGCTGCGGAGCGCATGTCCGGATATTAAAATTGCGGTGGGCGGAAAAGCCTTTGAATGGACAAATGAAATCTGGAAGAACTGGAGAGTAGATGTATACACTCAGGATGCCAAAACTTTTGTAGCATGGGCAGTGGATACACTGCAATAA
- a CDS encoding GGDEF domain-containing protein, with the protein MFEIKDSDATLHELIDQSAAAFFDHYRFVTPVDYCVYNCKNACLEPQDTPCYAIWQRNTPCHNCSSIRALSLEEPVVKLEYLENKVFLILSTPYTVDGRRCVLELARDVTTSLMINDEGHCDNTIITDVIAELNNLSVRDLYTGLYNKNYAEREVSRCVNAEQPFTAAMLDIDDFKIINDTYGHQTGDVVLRELSSMLTDAAANGNGWAARIGGDEFILIFPGLVLEQTGPILSALSRDIKEHLFYKGDACFSINASMGIQEYHPGEMDAAVFFDQIDRQMYEDKRQNKSGR; encoded by the coding sequence ATGTTTGAAATAAAAGACTCCGATGCCACGCTGCACGAGCTGATCGACCAGTCCGCTGCGGCTTTTTTTGACCACTACCGCTTTGTTACACCCGTGGACTATTGTGTTTATAACTGCAAAAATGCCTGCCTTGAGCCCCAGGACACGCCATGCTATGCCATCTGGCAACGCAATACCCCCTGCCACAACTGCTCCTCCATCCGCGCACTCAGCCTTGAGGAGCCCGTCGTGAAGCTGGAGTATCTGGAAAACAAAGTGTTCCTGATCCTTTCTACCCCATACACGGTTGACGGACGCCGCTGCGTTCTCGAGCTTGCCAGGGATGTCACGACCAGCCTCATGATCAATGATGAAGGCCACTGCGACAACACGATCATCACCGACGTGATCGCCGAGCTCAACAACCTGTCTGTCCGTGATCTCTACACCGGCCTCTACAACAAAAACTACGCGGAGCGCGAGGTCTCGCGCTGCGTCAATGCCGAGCAGCCCTTCACCGCCGCCATGCTGGACATCGACGACTTTAAAATCATCAACGACACCTACGGGCACCAGACAGGCGACGTTGTCCTGCGTGAGCTGTCCTCCATGCTCACAGACGCCGCGGCGAACGGCAACGGCTGGGCCGCCCGCATCGGCGGTGATGAGTTTATCCTGATTTTTCCGGGGCTCGTCCTTGAGCAGACCGGACCCATTCTGTCTGCCCTGTCACGCGATATCAAAGAGCATCTCTTTTACAAGGGTGACGCCTGTTTCTCCATCAACGCCAGCATGGGCATTCAGGAATACCATCCCGGCGAAATGGACGCCGCGGTTTTTTTCGATCAGATCGACAGGCAAATGTATGAAGATAAAAGACAAAATAAAAGCGGCCGTTGA
- a CDS encoding coenzyme F420-0:L-glutamate ligase: MTRATGTVSRGVRAPIIREGDDLAGIVVDSVLEASQNEGFDLNDRDVVGITEAVVARAQGNYASVDAIAKDVKAKFPDGEFGVIFPIMSRNRFAICLRGIARGAEKLTIMMSYPSDEVGNHLVDLDQLDEKGVNPWTDVLDEARYRELFGSNPHTFTGVDYVSYYRALCEEENAEVRFIFANDCRSILPYEKHVLTCDIHTRERSKRLLKAAGAQTVLGLDDLLTEPVDGSGYNADYGLLGSNKATEEKVKLFPKECAHFVHEVQARLHQATGKNIEVMVFGDGAFKDPVGKIWELADPVVSPAYTDGLNGTPNEVKLKYLADNNFADLSGDALKSAISEYIANKPKESLVGKMETQGTTPRRLTDLLGSLCDLTTGSGDKGTPIVLIQGYFDNYAD; encoded by the coding sequence ATGACAAGAGCAACCGGCACCGTATCCAGAGGCGTACGGGCACCGATCATTCGAGAGGGCGACGATCTCGCGGGCATCGTGGTCGATTCTGTATTGGAAGCATCTCAGAACGAGGGCTTTGATTTAAACGACCGTGATGTCGTGGGTATTACTGAAGCCGTGGTCGCCCGGGCGCAGGGCAATTATGCCAGTGTCGACGCCATCGCCAAGGATGTAAAGGCTAAATTTCCAGACGGCGAGTTCGGCGTGATTTTCCCAATCATGAGCCGCAACCGTTTCGCCATCTGTCTGCGCGGGATTGCCCGTGGCGCTGAAAAGCTGACCATTATGATGAGCTATCCCTCCGACGAGGTGGGCAATCATCTGGTCGACCTTGACCAGCTCGACGAAAAGGGCGTAAACCCCTGGACAGACGTGCTGGACGAAGCCCGCTACCGTGAGCTTTTCGGAAGCAACCCGCACACCTTTACCGGCGTCGATTACGTTTCTTATTATAGAGCGCTCTGCGAGGAGGAAAACGCCGAGGTCCGGTTTATTTTTGCCAATGACTGCCGCAGCATTCTGCCCTATGAAAAGCACGTACTCACCTGCGATATCCATACCCGTGAACGCTCCAAACGGCTGTTAAAGGCCGCGGGCGCCCAAACGGTTCTGGGCCTGGATGATCTGCTGACTGAACCGGTGGACGGCAGCGGCTACAATGCCGACTACGGCCTTCTGGGCTCAAACAAGGCCACCGAGGAAAAGGTCAAGCTCTTTCCAAAGGAATGCGCGCATTTTGTCCACGAGGTACAGGCGAGACTGCACCAGGCTACCGGCAAGAACATTGAGGTCATGGTTTTTGGCGACGGCGCCTTCAAGGACCCGGTCGGCAAAATCTGGGAGCTGGCAGACCCGGTTGTCAGCCCGGCTTACACCGACGGCTTAAACGGGACGCCCAACGAAGTCAAGTTAAAATATCTGGCAGACAATAACTTTGCTGATTTATCCGGCGACGCCCTTAAATCAGCGATTTCCGAATACATTGCCAACAAGCCCAAGGAATCCCTCGTGGGAAAAATGGAGACCCAGGGCACAACGCCGCGCCGCCTGACCGACCTGCTCGGCAGCCTGTGCGACTTAACCACCGGCAGCGGCGACAAGGGAACCCCCATTGTTTTAATCCAGGGATACTTTGACAATTACGCGGATTAG
- a CDS encoding histidine kinase: MQSNTLLKILSLVIALFSAALLTYAIMEEQRTDELNTVLDPLTFTGTWQASDTAAPQPLTADTKINSDTNPSVILTGHFSQDINDGSPILLRVSNIRVQFYQNGREIYSFGQPGTYPSFSKSPGNQWDVLLAPDNISTSDTITIRLENVYSNNSEQAFNLFLENLFMGDSGVLFRDLVSTSGSSLLLGGFILLMGLSLLAAIIILKIIKTPISWAPFHLSLFIIASGLWIFLDFHIISLLVTTNVFTNILDILSLSLIMPFLGLYLLDFVESRARYAISACVYAGLSFTLFFLLVQSLGIWDGYELLTPLTLLDAAAVLVILFSLIYENAHNPQRDTRFILFSCGICFIGFGDILNYYLGFLPFNLFFKLGFTLFILTQLSYMVRYARSTLAAARKTQALEKELVQNRIAIMLSQIQPHFLFNALTAIKQLCAIDPAQAEMAVGQFAGFLRGNLDSLSHTGVIPFEKELTHIENYLSLEKMRFGKRLNIAYDIGVSSFSLPPLTVQPLVENAVRYGVTKKPSGGTVTLSTRETEDAVILRISDDGVGFDPSVKKEDGRSHIGIDNVRSRLESQCGGRLTITTEPGSGTTATIILPKKEETPHEYHRS, translated from the coding sequence ATGCAATCCAACACCTTACTTAAAATCCTGTCACTGGTCATCGCGCTGTTCTCTGCCGCGCTGTTAACCTATGCCATCATGGAGGAGCAGCGGACCGATGAGCTGAACACCGTGCTGGACCCACTGACCTTTACCGGCACCTGGCAAGCCAGCGATACCGCCGCGCCGCAGCCTCTGACGGCTGATACGAAAATCAACTCTGACACAAACCCTTCGGTTATACTCACCGGCCACTTCAGCCAGGACATTAACGACGGTTCTCCCATTCTGCTGCGCGTGAGCAATATCCGGGTCCAGTTTTATCAAAACGGCCGTGAGATTTACAGCTTTGGCCAGCCCGGCACTTACCCGTCCTTTTCAAAATCCCCTGGCAACCAGTGGGATGTGCTCCTCGCGCCCGATAATATCAGCACCAGCGACACGATTACCATCCGTCTGGAGAATGTCTACAGCAACAACAGCGAGCAGGCCTTTAACCTTTTTCTTGAAAACCTTTTTATGGGGGATTCGGGCGTGCTGTTCAGAGATCTGGTCTCCACCTCAGGCTCTTCCCTGCTGCTGGGCGGTTTTATCCTGCTCATGGGTCTGAGCCTGCTGGCCGCCATTATAATTTTGAAGATCATCAAAACGCCGATAAGCTGGGCGCCTTTCCACCTGTCCCTGTTTATCATCGCCAGCGGCCTGTGGATTTTTCTGGATTTTCATATCATCTCGCTGCTGGTCACCACCAATGTTTTTACCAACATTCTGGATATTCTGAGCCTGAGCCTCATCATGCCCTTTCTCGGCCTTTACCTGCTGGATTTTGTAGAGAGCAGGGCCCGCTACGCCATTTCGGCCTGCGTTTATGCCGGGCTTTCCTTTACGCTGTTTTTTCTGCTGGTCCAGTCGCTGGGAATCTGGGACGGCTATGAGCTGCTCACCCCGCTGACGCTGCTCGACGCGGCGGCCGTGCTTGTCATCCTGTTCAGCCTGATCTATGAAAACGCCCATAATCCACAGCGCGATACCCGCTTTATTCTGTTTTCCTGTGGCATCTGCTTTATCGGATTCGGCGATATTCTGAATTACTATCTGGGCTTTCTGCCCTTTAACCTGTTCTTCAAGCTCGGCTTTACCCTCTTTATTCTCACCCAGCTTTCCTACATGGTCCGCTATGCCAGAAGCACTCTGGCCGCTGCCCGCAAAACGCAGGCGCTGGAGAAAGAGCTGGTACAGAACCGCATCGCCATCATGCTGAGCCAGATCCAGCCCCATTTTCTGTTCAACGCGCTGACTGCCATCAAACAGCTCTGCGCCATTGATCCGGCGCAGGCCGAGATGGCGGTCGGGCAGTTCGCGGGATTTCTCCGGGGCAATCTGGATTCACTCTCCCACACAGGCGTCATTCCTTTTGAAAAAGAACTGACCCATATCGAAAACTACCTGTCCCTGGAGAAAATGCGTTTCGGCAAACGGCTAAACATCGCCTACGATATCGGCGTCAGCAGCTTTTCCCTGCCGCCTCTGACCGTACAGCCCTTAGTCGAAAACGCCGTGCGCTACGGCGTGACAAAAAAGCCTTCCGGCGGCACGGTCACCCTGTCGACCCGGGAGACAGAGGACGCCGTTATCCTGCGTATTTCTGACGACGGCGTGGGCTTTGACCCTTCCGTCAAAAAAGAGGACGGCCGCAGCCATATTGGAATCGACAATGTCCGCAGCCGTCTGGAAAGCCAGTGCGGCGGACGCCTGACCATCACCACTGAACCGGGCAGCGGCACCACCGCCACCATTATTCTGCCCAAAAAGGAGGAAACACCACATGAATATCATCGCAGTTGA
- a CDS encoding response regulator, which yields MNIIAVDDEALALGYMLKILKEAVPGSHLKGFDDPFAALDYLKDHPADIAFLDIEMYGLNGIELAKRFKEAAPAVKIIFATGFPDYALDAFSVHASGYLLKPPTVDAVKAEIDNLALPPADSSKRVRIQTFGNFEVFVDGAPLRFGRTKSKELFAYLIDRKGSGSTTAELISVLWEDRDLSHSLQSQFQTVAADMTKTFKAVNAEEILIKKRNYLSVDPEKLDCDYYNFLKGDTHAINSYAGEYMSNYSWAEFTTGFLSQKAGIL from the coding sequence ATGAATATCATCGCAGTTGACGACGAAGCCCTGGCCCTGGGCTATATGCTCAAAATTTTAAAGGAAGCTGTGCCGGGCAGCCATCTCAAGGGCTTTGATGACCCCTTTGCCGCGCTGGATTATCTGAAAGACCATCCGGCAGACATTGCCTTTCTGGATATTGAGATGTATGGCCTGAACGGCATTGAGCTGGCCAAGCGGTTCAAGGAAGCCGCACCCGCGGTTAAAATCATCTTTGCTACTGGTTTTCCCGACTACGCCCTGGACGCCTTTTCGGTACACGCCAGCGGCTATCTGCTGAAGCCGCCCACCGTCGATGCTGTAAAGGCCGAGATTGACAATCTGGCCCTGCCGCCCGCCGACAGCTCGAAACGGGTACGGATACAGACCTTTGGCAATTTTGAGGTTTTTGTGGACGGAGCGCCGCTGCGCTTTGGGCGCACAAAGTCCAAGGAACTTTTCGCCTACCTTATCGACCGCAAGGGCTCTGGCTCCACCACGGCAGAGCTGATCTCTGTCCTCTGGGAGGACCGGGATCTTTCCCACTCCCTGCAGAGCCAGTTCCAGACCGTCGCGGCCGATATGACAAAAACGTTCAAGGCTGTCAACGCCGAGGAAATTCTGATTAAAAAGCGCAACTACCTGTCTGTGGACCCCGAAAAGCTGGACTGCGATTATTATAATTTTCTAAAGGGCGATACCCACGCCATCAACAGCTACGCGGGTGAGTATATGAGCAACTACAGCTGGGCAGAGTTTACCACAGGTTTCCTGTCTCAGAAGGCCGGCATCCTTTAG
- a CDS encoding MarR family winged helix-turn-helix transcriptional regulator has translation MELPTQDEILKLISIIQRKTQMYLNKQTSELGLTSGQAPFIMITCENGKIPQNRFVELLDMNKSTVTKMVAKLEENGYLTREANTCDSRSFDVYPTEKAYEVLPELQRIGKEWVDEITTGMTEIEKAVFFDLLRKSAERAGRYFDDH, from the coding sequence ATGGAGCTGCCCACCCAGGATGAAATATTAAAGCTGATTTCCATTATTCAGCGCAAGACCCAGATGTATCTCAATAAGCAAACCAGTGAGCTGGGACTGACCAGCGGGCAGGCGCCCTTTATCATGATTACCTGTGAAAACGGGAAAATTCCGCAGAACCGTTTTGTCGAGCTGCTGGACATGAACAAAAGCACCGTGACCAAAATGGTGGCAAAGCTTGAGGAAAACGGCTACCTGACCCGGGAGGCAAACACCTGCGACAGCCGTTCCTTTGACGTTTACCCCACCGAAAAAGCCTATGAGGTTCTGCCGGAGCTGCAGCGTATCGGTAAGGAGTGGGTTGATGAGATCACAACGGGTATGACCGAAATCGAGAAAGCGGTTTTTTTCGATTTGTTGCGAAAAAGCGCCGAGCGCGCAGGGCGTTACTTTGACGATCACTAA
- a CDS encoding zinc ribbon domain-containing protein, translating to MEKFCQSCGMPMSEDVCGTNADGSKNGDYCQYCYEKGAFTAPDMSMEEMIGICVGPMVESNAEMTEEQAREMMSAFFPSLKRWKA from the coding sequence ATGGAAAAATTTTGTCAGTCCTGTGGGATGCCCATGAGCGAAGACGTGTGCGGCACCAATGCCGACGGCAGCAAAAATGGCGATTACTGCCAGTACTGTTATGAAAAAGGCGCTTTTACAGCGCCGGATATGAGCATGGAAGAAATGATCGGGATCTGCGTTGGACCGATGGTAGAAAGCAACGCCGAAATGACAGAGGAACAGGCGCGTGAAATGATGAGTGCGTTTTTCCCGAGTTTGAAGCGCTGGAAAGCGTAA
- a CDS encoding VOC family protein — MSNTRERRYLAWRIKTMMKFSFVTIHVNHLEESIRFYEEVLGLEVLRRFEAGPGNEIAFMGSGGAELELIGDAQESEVGVNEKISLGFEIASVDKCMEALREKGIPVFSGPFQPNPKTRFFFIQDPDGVMVELIEQN, encoded by the coding sequence TTGTCAAATACCAGAGAAAGAAGGTATCTGGCCTGGCGGATAAAAACAATGATGAAATTTTCTTTTGTAACCATTCACGTCAATCATCTGGAGGAATCCATCCGGTTTTATGAGGAGGTTCTCGGCCTTGAGGTTTTACGCCGTTTTGAGGCTGGCCCGGGAAATGAAATCGCCTTTATGGGCAGCGGGGGAGCAGAGCTTGAGCTTATCGGAGACGCTCAGGAAAGCGAAGTCGGCGTCAATGAAAAGATTTCGCTGGGCTTTGAGATTGCCTCGGTGGATAAATGTATGGAAGCGCTCCGTGAAAAGGGTATTCCGGTTTTCAGCGGTCCCTTTCAGCCAAACCCCAAAACCCGGTTTTTCTTTATTCAGGATCCGGATGGCGTGATGGTTGAGCTCATTGAACAAAATTAA
- a CDS encoding trypsin-like peptidase domain-containing protein → MYENNERPKRGSHVPAAIAGGVIGGIIVAVILVAVLYLTGTFGGGTRTETVAGQKVIVNDVNVDSQVEAVAQVVPESVAGIETTMTENTVMGAQEAVGVGSGFIVTSDGYIVTNQHVISDNPKDIKVSLADGNNYTAQKIWADSSLDLAIIKIDAKNLPAVTLGDSDNLKVGEVAIAIGNPLGLQFERSVTAGIISALNRSLVVDSSLVAEDLIQTDATINKGNSGGPLVNASGEVIGINTYKNAQGEGMGFAIPINVVKPILNQVVTSGSFTPTVIGISGYDKQQAAYFSDAEPIDKGIYVASVQAGGGAANAGIQKGDILLTIDGKDVNTMLKMKEILYGHKPGDTVKITYERGGQTKEADVTLQSGS, encoded by the coding sequence ATGTACGAAAATAATGAAAGACCAAAGAGAGGGTCGCATGTGCCGGCCGCCATCGCAGGCGGTGTGATCGGCGGGATCATCGTGGCGGTTATTCTCGTGGCGGTTCTGTACTTAACAGGTACCTTCGGCGGGGGGACCCGCACCGAGACTGTCGCAGGCCAGAAGGTCATTGTCAACGATGTGAATGTGGACTCTCAGGTAGAAGCCGTGGCGCAGGTGGTCCCGGAATCTGTAGCCGGAATTGAGACGACTATGACAGAGAACACCGTGATGGGCGCTCAGGAAGCGGTTGGCGTGGGCTCAGGCTTTATTGTGACATCCGACGGTTATATTGTCACTAACCAGCACGTTATCAGCGATAACCCAAAGGACATCAAGGTGTCGCTGGCCGATGGCAATAACTATACGGCTCAGAAGATTTGGGCGGACTCCAGCCTGGATCTGGCCATCATCAAAATTGACGCCAAGAATCTTCCGGCAGTTACGCTGGGAGATTCGGATAATCTCAAGGTCGGAGAGGTCGCCATTGCCATTGGGAATCCTCTGGGGCTGCAATTTGAACGAAGTGTAACAGCAGGGATCATCTCAGCCTTAAACCGCAGCCTGGTGGTTGACAGCAGCCTGGTGGCCGAGGACTTGATCCAGACAGACGCTACCATCAATAAGGGCAACAGCGGCGGACCGCTTGTCAACGCCAGCGGCGAGGTTATTGGTATCAACACCTATAAAAACGCCCAGGGCGAGGGCATGGGCTTTGCCATACCCATCAATGTTGTCAAGCCGATTCTTAACCAGGTGGTGACGAGCGGCAGCTTTACACCGACGGTGATTGGGATCAGTGGTTATGACAAACAGCAGGCCGCCTATTTCAGCGATGCTGAGCCCATTGATAAGGGAATCTACGTTGCCTCTGTACAGGCTGGCGGCGGTGCTGCCAATGCCGGTATCCAGAAAGGCGATATTCTTTTAACCATTGACGGAAAAGACGTCAACACCATGCTGAAGATGAAGGAGATTCTCTACGGACATAAGCCGGGAGATACGGTCAAGATCACCTATGAACGCGGTGGACAGACAAAAGAAGCCGATGTTACACTGCAATCTGGAAGCTGA
- a CDS encoding MBL fold metallo-hydrolase: MKFCSLYSGSSGNSLFVSHSKTKLLIDAGLSGKRIEQALCSIDELPAQLGGILVTHEHRDHIHGVGVLSRRYDLPVYANFATWESMRDCLGKIAEHNVRVFETGRAFVIGDLQIEAFNTSHDAVESVGFTIDSGCSSVGIATDTGVITPGIMESLKGRDLVVLESNHDPAMLEAGRYPFPLKQRIKGNHGHLSNEICGETVCTLVKEGLDKVVLAHLSEENNYPLLAYQTTARILEAEGIQPGEDLSLVVAGRKNSSEIYEL; the protein is encoded by the coding sequence ATGAAATTTTGTAGTTTATATAGTGGAAGTTCTGGAAACAGCCTTTTTGTTTCACACAGCAAAACCAAGCTTTTGATTGACGCAGGCCTTAGCGGAAAGCGGATTGAGCAGGCGCTCTGTTCCATTGATGAACTGCCTGCCCAGCTCGGCGGCATACTGGTAACACATGAGCACCGGGACCATATTCATGGTGTCGGCGTGCTCTCCAGACGGTATGACCTGCCAGTCTACGCCAACTTTGCCACCTGGGAAAGCATGAGGGACTGCCTTGGAAAGATCGCAGAGCACAATGTCCGGGTTTTTGAAACCGGAAGGGCCTTTGTCATCGGCGATTTACAGATCGAAGCCTTCAACACCTCCCACGATGCAGTGGAATCGGTGGGCTTTACCATTGACAGCGGATGCAGCAGCGTGGGCATTGCCACGGATACGGGCGTCATCACGCCGGGGATTATGGAATCCCTGAAGGGCAGAGACCTCGTGGTGCTGGAATCCAATCACGATCCGGCCATGCTGGAAGCAGGACGTTACCCTTTTCCGCTGAAGCAGCGGATCAAGGGAAATCATGGGCATCTCTCCAATGAAATATGCGGCGAGACAGTCTGCACTCTGGTCAAGGAAGGCCTTGACAAGGTGGTGTTAGCCCATCTCAGCGAAGAAAACAATTATCCCCTTCTGGCTTACCAGACCACTGCGCGGATACTGGAGGCAGAAGGCATACAGCCCGGAGAGGATTTGTCACTGGTGGTGGCAGGCCGTAAAAACAGCAGTGAAATTTATGAACTGTAA